In the genome of Coturnix japonica isolate 7356 chromosome Z, Coturnix japonica 2.1, whole genome shotgun sequence, one region contains:
- the NCBP1 gene encoding nuclear cap-binding protein subunit 1, translating to MSRRRHSDDSDDSDGQPHKRRRTSEPSEIEERLESLICRVGEKSNSSLESNLEGLAGVLEADLPNYKSKILRILCTVARLLPEKLTVYTTLVGLLNARNYNFGGEFVEAMIRQLKECLKVNMYNEAVHLVRFLSDLVNCHVIAAPSMVAMFENFVSVTQEEDVPQVRCDWYMFAFLSSLPWVGKELYEKKDAEMDRLLSQTESYLKRRQKIHVPMLQVWTADKPHPQEEYLDCLWSQIQKLKKDRWQERHILRPYLAFDSILCEALQHNLPPFTPPPHTEDSVYPMPRVIFRMFDYTDDPEGPVMPGSHSVERFVIEENLHCIIKSHWKERKTCAAQLLSYPGNNKIPLNYHIVEVIFAELFQLPSPPHIEVMYTTLLIELCKLQPGSLPQVLAQATEMLYMRLDTMNTTCVDRFINWFSHHLSNFQFRWSWEDWSDCLTQDLEKPKPKFVREVLEKCMRLSYHQRIIDIVPASFSVLSPANPVCIYKYGDESNRSLPGYTVALCLTIAIKNKASNDEIFSILKDVPNPNQDDDDDEGFTFNPLKIEVFVQTLLHLAAKSFSHSFSALAKFHEVFKTLAESDEGKLHVLRVVYEVWKNHPQMIAVLVDKMIRTQIVDCAAVANWIFSSELAHDFTRFYIWEILHSTIRKMNKHVLKIHKELEDTKARLARQHKRRDSDDDDRSSDREDGPLEEQIERLQEKVESAQSEQKNLFLVIFQRFIMLLTEHLVRCETGGIDVFTPWYKSCIERLQQIFLQHHQIIQQYMVTFENLLFTAELDHHILAVFQQFCALQA from the exons ATGTCGCGGCGGAGACACAGCGATGATAGCGATGACAGCGATG GGCAGCCCCACAAGAGGCGGAGGACGTCGGAGCCGTCCGAGATCGAGGAGAGGCTCGAGTCGCTCATCTGCAGAGTGGGGGAGAAG AGTAATTCATCCCTGGAGAGCAACTTGGAGGGCCTAGCTGGTGTGTTGGAAGCTGATCTGCCAAATTACAAAAGCAAGATACTAAGAATTCTGTGTACTGT TGCACGTCTGTTACCAGAAAAGCTTACTGTTTACACAACACTAGTTGGGTTGCTGAATGCCAGGAACTACAACTTTGGTGGGGAATTTGTAGAAGCCATGATTCGTCAGCTTAAAGAATGTCTGAAAGTCAATATGTACAATGAAGCTGTGCATTTA GTTCGTTTTCTGTCTGATCTTGTGAATTGTCATGTCATAGCTGCACCTTCGATGGTAGCTATGTTTGAGAACTTTGTGAGCGTGACACAGGAGGAAGACGTACCACAA gtACGATGTGACTGGTATATGTTCGCATTTCTGTCATCTTTaccttgggttggaaaggaatTGTATGAAAAAAAGGATGCTGAGATGGATCGTCTTTTATCACAAACAGAAAGCTATCTGAA ACGCCGCCAGAAGATTCACGTTCCAATGTTACAAGTCTGGACTGCTGATAAACCGCATCCACAGGAAGAG tatTTAGACTGCCTCTGGTCTCAGATTCAGAAGTTGAAAAAAGACCGCTGGCAAGAACGACACATTCTGAGGCCCTACCTGGCTTTTGATAGCATTCTTTGTGAGGCTTTGCAACACAATCTGCCACCATTCACTCCTCCACCTCACACTGAAGACTCAGTATATCCCATGCCAAGGGTAATTTTTAGGATGTTTGACTACACTGATGACCCAGAG GGCCCTGTCATGCCTGGCAGCCATTCTGTTGAACGATTTGTAATAGAAGAGAACCTTCACTGCATCATCAAATCCCactggaaagagagaaagacttG tgctgctcagctgttGAGCTATCCTGGAAATAACAAGATACCCTTGAACTATCATATAGTAGAG GTAATTTTTGCAGAGTTGTTTCAGCTTCCTTCTCCACCACACATCGAGGTCATGTACACAACGCTCCTGATTGAACTGTGCAAGCTTCAGCCTGGCTCTTTACCACAAGTT CTTGCACAAGCCACAGAAATGCTCTACATGCGTTTGGATACAATGAATACAACCTGTGTTGACAG ATTCATTAACTGGTTTTCTCACCACTTGAGCAACTTCCAGTTCCGTTGGAGCTGGGAAGATTG GTCAGATTGTCTTACTCAGGACCTTGAAAAGCCCAAACCCAAATTTGTGAGAGAGGTTTTGGAAAAATGCATGCG ACTCTCCTACCATCAGCGAATAATTGATATCGTTCCTGCaagcttttctgttctcagtcCTGCAAATCCAGTGTGTATCTACAAGTATGGAGATGAAAGCAATA gGTCTCTTCCAGGATACACTGTGGCACTCTGTTTAAcaattgcaattaaaaacaaggCCAGTAATGATGAAatcttcagcattttaaaagatgtgCCTAATCCAAAccaggatgatgatgatg ATGAAGGATTTACTTTCAATCCTTTGAAAATAGAAGTCTTTGTTCAGACTCTGCTCCATCTAGCTGCAAAGTCTTTCAGCCACTCCTTCAGCGCCCTGGCAAA GTTTCATGAAGTCTTCAAAACACTTGCTGAAAGTGATGAGGGAAAACTCCATGTTCTGAGAGTTGTGTATGAGGTCTGGAAGAACCATCCACAG ATGATCGCTGTGCTTGTGGACAAGATGATTCGGACACAAATCGTTGACTGTGCTGCAGTAGCAAACTGGATCTTCTCCTCGGAGCTTGCACATGATTTTACTAG GTTTTACATCTGGGAGATCTTGCATTCCACAATTCGTAAGATGAATAAGCATGTTCTGAAGATCCACAAGGAACTGGAGGATACAAAGGCAAGATTGGCCAGACAACACAAGAGA CGAGACAGTGATGATGATGACCGGAGCAGTGATCGGGAGGACGGACCTCTGGAGGAGCAAATAGAGCGCTTGCAGGAGAAGGTCGAGTCAGCACAGAGCGAGCAGAAGAATCTCTTCCTTGTTATATTCCAG CGCTTCATTATGTTGTTAACTGAGCACTTAGTGCGCTGTGAGACCGGTGGAATTGATGTGTTTACCCCTTGGTACAAGAGCTGCATAGAAAGGCTGCAGCAGATCTTCCTGCAG CATCACCAGATAATCCAGCAGTACATGGTGACCTTCGAGAACCTCCTGTTTACAGCTGAGCTGGACCATCACATACTGGCTGTCtttcagcagttctgtgctctgcaggcCTGA
- the TSTD2 gene encoding thiosulfate sulfurtransferase/rhodanese-like domain-containing protein 2, which translates to MAPGEAQTEAVSRCSAAAQAAAARKQRASARRKAFSLFVKAKEVPAAYPCSGAAVWWRCCRQTFRERRGIHRHVGTQHGGDVEQQAAGHGTISRAVCAERAGGQACGELCEVLPDTSGLRSDELTSKVGEVLLYYCYCEVKDPEKLCAWQKALCQHLHLTGKVRVASEGINGTVGGSKVATNLYIEVMLAQPLFKDILCRDDFKSSAGGAHCFPDLRVGVFKEIVPLGIDPKEVSYKETGIHLTPQEFHREVEHYLSQSSQGQSDTILLDCRNFYESKIGRFQGCLAPDIRKFSYFPSYVDENLKLFKNKRVLMYCTGGIRCERGSAYLRSKAVCKEVYQLKGGIHKYLEEFPDGFYRGKLFVFDDRYAICSNEDVISACRYCGTLWDQYKLCSSQHCRQLVLTCLSCRKKGLTACCPLCQEKELQVTSGAPGQALKEECECTKRRPRVPIERISQGMRGTGED; encoded by the exons ATGGCGCCGGGCGAGGCGCAGACGGAGGCTGTATCTCGGTGCAGCGCTGCGGCTCAGGCGGCCGCCGCTAGGAAACAGCGTGCCTCCGCCAGAAGGAAG GCGTTCTCCCTGTTCGTCAAGGCCAAAGAGGTGCCGGCCGCCTACCCGTGCAGCGGGGCGGCCGTGTGGTGGAGGTGCTGCCGGCAGACGTTCCGTGAGCGCCGTGGTATCCATCGGCACGTCGGTACGCAGCACGGCGGGGACGTGGAGCAGCAGGCGGCAGGGCATGGCACCATCAGCAGGGCGGTGTGTGCTGAGCGGGCGGGAGGACAGGCCTGTGGAGAGCTCTGCGAGGTGCTGCCCGACACCAGCGGCCTACGCAGCGACGAGCTGACCAG CAAGGTGGGAGAAGTACTTCTGTATTACTGCTACTGTGAGGTGAAGGATCCAGAGAAACTTTGTGCTTGGCAGAAGGCTCTGTGCCAGCATCTGCATCTCACTGGCAAG GTACGAGTTGCTTCGGAAGGAATTAATGGAACAGTTGGTGGAAGCAAAGTAGCTACCAATCTCTACATTGAAGTTATGCTTGCTCAGCCTCTCTTCAAAGACATTTTGTGTCGAGATGATTTCAAG aGTAGTGCAGGAGGAGCTCACTGTTTCCCAGATCTTCGAGTTGGAGTATTCAAAGAAATTGTACCACTGGGCATTGATCCAAAAGAAGTCTCTTATAAAGAAACTG gAATCCATTTGACCCCTCAGGAATTTCACAGAGAAGTAGAACATTATCTGTCTCAGTCCAGTCAAGGACAGTCTGATACCATCTTGCTGGATTGTAGGAACTTCTATGAAAGTAAAATA GGACGCTTCCAGGGCTGTCTGGCTCCAGATATCAGGAAGTTCAGCTATTTTCCCAGCTATGTTGATGAAAACCTGAAGCTGTTCAAAAACAAACGTGTCCTGATGTACTGCACAGGAGGCATTCGTTGTGAAAGAGGCTCTGCATACCTGCGGAGCAAG GCAGTGTGCAAAGAAGTCTACCAGCTGAAAGGTGGAATTCATAAGTACTTGGAGGAATTTCCAGATGGGTTCTACAGGGGGAAGTTGTTTGTATTTGATGATCGTTATGCCATTTGTTCCAATGAAGATGTCATCTCAG CATGCAGATACTGTGGGACGCTGTGGGACCAGTATAAACTTTGTTCCAGCCAGCACTGCCGGCAGCTTGTCCTGACGTGTCTGAGTTGTCGCAAGAAAGGTCTTACAGCTTGCTGTCCACTTTGTCAAGAGAAAGAGCTTCAGGTGACCTCAGGGGCTCCAGGACAGGCACTAAAGGAGGAATGTGAATGTACAAAAAGACGGCCAAGGGTACCCATTGAACGTATCTCACAAGGGATGCGGGGCACAGGAGAAGATTAA
- the TMOD1 gene encoding tropomodulin-1: MSYRKELEKYRDLDEDKILGALTEEELRKLENELEELDPDNALLPAGLRQRDQTQKPPTGPFKREELMAHLEQQAKDIKDREDLVPFTGEKRGKAWIPKQKPMDPVLESVTLEPELEEALANASDAELCDIAAILGMHTLMSNQQYYEALGSSTIVNKEGLNSVIKPTKYKPVPDEEPNSTDVEETLKRIQNNDPDLEEVNLNNIMNIPVPTLKAFAEALKTNSYVKKFSIVGTRSNDPVAFALAEMLKVNNTLKSLNVESNFISGSGILALVEALQSNTSLIELRIDNQSQPLGNKVEMEIANMLEKNTTLLKFGYHFTQQGPRLRASNAMMNNNDLVRKRRLAELNGPIFPKCRTGV, encoded by the exons ATGTCTTACAGAAAGGAGCTAGAGAAATACCGGGACCTGGATGAAGACAAGATCCTAGGAGCCCTGACAGAGGAGGAGCTCAGGAAGTTGGAGAATGAACTGGAAGAGCTGGACCCTGAT AATGCGTTGCTGCCAGCAGGGCTCCGACAGAGAGATCAGACCCAAAAGCCACCAACAGGCCCATTCAAAAGGGAAGAACTGATGGCCCACCTTGAGCAGCAGGCGAAAGACATTAAAGACAGAGAGGACTTGGTGCCTTTCACTGGTGAAAAGAGAG GAAAAGCTTGGATCCCCAAGCAGAAGCCAATGGATCCCGTGCTGGAAAGTGTGACTCTGGAGCCGGAGCTGGAGGAAGCCCTTGCTAATGCCTCTGATGCGGAGCTCTGTGACATTGCTG cCATCCTTGGCATGCACACCTTGATGAGTAACCAGCAGTACTACGAGGcgctgggcagcagcaccatcGTGAACAAAGAAGGACTTAACA GCGTGATTAAGCCCACAAAGTACAAACCAGTTCCTGATGAGGAGCCAAACTCAACAGATGTGGAAGAAACTCTGAAACGAATACAGAACAACGACCCTGATCTTGAGGAGGTCAACCTCAACAATATTATG AATATTCCCGTACCAACTTTAAAAGCCTTTGCTGAAGCACTGAAGACTAACAGCTACGTGAAGAAGTTCAGCATAGTTGGAACAAGGAGCAACGATCCTGTTGCTTTT GCACTGGCAGAAATGCTGAAGGTCAATAACACGCTGAAGAGCCTGAATGTGGAGTCAAACTTTATCTCTGGGTCTGGCATCCTGGCTCTCGTTGAAGCACTTCAGAGTAACACATCCCTCATAGAGCTCCGAATTGACAACCAG agCCAGCCTTTGGGCAACAAGGTAGAAATGGAAATCGCAAacatgctggaaaaaaacaccaccctGCTGAAGTTTGGGTACCATTTCACTCAGCAAGGCCCCCGGCTCCGCGCATCCAATGCCATGATGAATAACAACGATCTAG tgaGGAAGAGAAGACTTGCGGAGTTGAATGGGCCTATCTTTCCCAAGTGCAGAACTGGAGTGTAG